TCCGACATCCTGTGAGAACACAACAAAGTTGAAGCGATCCGGAAGTCCGCATCGTTCCGGATAGCCATTGCCATTGGATAGGAGTCCGATGGAGAAGTCCGAACGGAGGAGATCCAGGATAGGGATGACATCTGGATAAAGCTCGATATCCTCAAACCGATGTTTCAGGTACAAGGCATTCAGTCTTGTCGCGAGAGTGTCATCGGAGTGTCCGATATACTCCACTGTGCGTTTGAATGCATGAAGTCGGATCTCCTCGAGATTGAAGACCTTCCCCGAAAGTGCGGCTGCCACGGAGTTCCGAATCTCGATCATCTTGTCTATCGTCAGGTCAGATGATGCTTGATTTGGGACACGACGGCGCAATTCTTCGAGGGCATGTGAAAGCGAATGCCGCATGACCTTCTCGAAATTCCACAGGGTCATATCACCATCGAATGATATTGCTTTAATCTGTTTGACCTGCTTCATCTTCTTGCATTCAAGACGTCACGCATGACTGTCTTGTCGAATCGCGCGCTATTTGACAAATACAGTCGATGCGATTGTTCTGTGATGGTCATTTCTTTCCAACAATAGCAAACTCAGAGCCAGAATCATCAAAGGGTGTGCCTGCCACGTCACTGTAAAACGCATGCTGTGCGAGACCAGCCTTCTCAAACTCGCTCTGCAGCGACTCGGAAGAAAAGTATTGCAGCCAGTTGTAGACGGTTCGTGTTCGCTCCGCTTCCACGATGGTATACTTGTCTAATACCACCTTTACTTCCTCGTACTTGAAAGTGCTCAGGAATCCGTAGTATTTCTCCGCGGACCAGAAACCGTTGAGCAGATTTACTCCATATGAGGTCGCTTCCTCGCGTTGCTTGAACGCATTCAGGGAATAGACGTCGAGAAGGACAGACCCACCTGGCGAGAGCATTGAGTGGAACTTTGTGAGCAATGCCATTCGCTGCGAAGGGCTTAGTGCGCAGAAGTCGCACATGATCATCAAGATAATGTCGAAACGGTCTTCCGTTTCGAAATCAAGGTAGTTCTGATTGATGTATTCGATGGATAGGCCCGACTGCTCAGCCACATCCCTCGCGTGATTAATTGACTGCGCCGAGAAGTCAATACCCGTCACGCTTGCGCCGAGTTTTGCCAGTCGGCTTGCGTAGAGCCCTGGGCCGCAGCCGAAATCGGCGATTCGGGTACCAGTTACAACGCTGAAGTGCAATTCAATCCATTCGACTGATCGATCAATGAATGCACCTCGCCGGGATGATACATCGATATTGGTGTTGAGATGGTATGCGAGCATTTGCTGAGAGGTATGATTGTCGTTCCACAAATCTGCCGCTGTGTAGAACTCAAATGACTCTGGTCGGCTATTGATATCTTCCAGTTGTTTGAACATTCTCGTCATCTCTATTCACAGAAAACGCTTAGAATAACCAGCACAGATATTACTCTGGATCAAGGCTATGCATTTGTGGCTGGTTCATGCATTTGATCTCATCTTCTTTACAGCGTGGTACTTGTGTACTTCTTTTTTAATCTGTTTTCCGTTCGAATCAATTGCGTTATCCAAGTCGTAGTCAATTTGCAGACCGAGCCAGAAGCTTGGAGAATTTCCGAAGTACACGCTCAGCCGAAGTGCTGTGTCGGCAGTTACTCGTCGCTTTCCGTGAACTATTTCGTTAATACGCCGTGGAGATATTGCTAGTTCCTTCCCAAGTTTGTTCTGACTTATTCCAAGAGGAAGCATAAACTCCTCAAAGAGAACTTCTCCAGGATGTAGTGGAGCCATCTTTTTCATTTCACACCTCTAGTGATAGTCAACGATTTCAACATTG
The sequence above is a segment of the Candidatus Aegiribacteria sp. genome. Coding sequences within it:
- a CDS encoding HAD family hydrolase; translation: MKQVKQIKAISFDGDMTLWNFEKVMRHSLSHALEELRRRVPNQASSDLTIDKMIEIRNSVAAALSGKVFNLEEIRLHAFKRTVEYIGHSDDTLATRLNALYLKHRFEDIELYPDVIPILDLLRSDFSIGLLSNGNGYPERCGLPDRFNFVVFSQDVGVDKPDAGMFRAVCRYAGCDPCELMHIGDSLESDVAGANGVGAVSVWLNRDLKQNESGIVPDYEIRSLTNIGDILKRNGEISNKSSGSGA
- a CDS encoding methyltransferase domain-containing protein is translated as MFKQLEDINSRPESFEFYTAADLWNDNHTSQQMLAYHLNTNIDVSSRRGAFIDRSVEWIELHFSVVTGTRIADFGCGPGLYASRLAKLGASVTGIDFSAQSINHARDVAEQSGLSIEYINQNYLDFETEDRFDIILMIMCDFCALSPSQRMALLTKFHSMLSPGGSVLLDVYSLNAFKQREEATSYGVNLLNGFWSAEKYYGFLSTFKYEEVKVVLDKYTIVEAERTRTVYNWLQYFSSESLQSEFEKAGLAQHAFYSDVAGTPFDDSGSEFAIVGKK
- a CDS encoding HigA family addiction module antidote protein; the encoded protein is MKKMAPLHPGEVLFEEFMLPLGISQNKLGKELAISPRRINEIVHGKRRVTADTALRLSVYFGNSPSFWLGLQIDYDLDNAIDSNGKQIKKEVHKYHAVKKMRSNA